Proteins from one Impatiens glandulifera chromosome 2, dImpGla2.1, whole genome shotgun sequence genomic window:
- the LOC124927170 gene encoding heat stress transcription factor A-7a-like: MDDYNLHPKASLSVKDEAIMLIHSDQYAGGSGGGVDGFSSSPATGQGSFVSDTAPPFIRKTFEMVEDKETDGIISWSSSLKSFIVWDPFQFSRNLLPTYFKHNNFSSFIRQLNTYGFKKVDSDRWEFANEGFQGGKKQLLKNIKRRKQHQQQSELTIKELRKDQTELKMEVLKMKEEQEMANINLAKVGDRIKNCEYKQQKTFLFMAKAFASPVFLRQIVHNLRQIRTQKMMMIDDEAKMVRKKRKLIDQEEEELKNMEHEVQILSYDSMDGGEGEGSTSENNSEYILWEKLLEDDMIICENKKDNEEEKEAADISIVRELEDLIIHPNGF; this comes from the exons ATGGATGATTATAATTTACATCCTAAAGCATCTTTGTCTGTGAAAGACGAAGCAATAATGCTCATTCACTCAGACCAGTACGCCGGTGGAAGCGGTGGTGGCGTTGATGGGTTTAGTTCCTCTCCGGCGACTGGCCAGGGTAGTTTTGTTAGTGATACGGCGCCGCCGTTTATCAGGAAAACATTCGAAATGGTTGAGGATAAAGAAACAGACGGAATAATCTCATGGAGTTCTTCACTCAAGAGTTTCATTGTTTGGGATCCTTTTCAATTCTCACGCAATCTTCTCCCTACTTATTTCAAGCACAACAACTTCTCTTCCTTCATTCGCCAACTCAATACCTAT ggtttCAAGAAGGTTGATTCGGACAGATGGGAATTTGCGAATGAAGGGTTTCAAGGAGGAAAGAAGCAACTATTGAAAAACATCAAGAGAAGGAAGCAGCATCAACAGCAATCAGAGCTTACTATAAAGGAGCTAAGGAAGGATCAAACTGAATTGAAGATGGAAGTATTGAAGATGAAAGAGGAGCAAGAGATGGCTAATATCAATCTGGCTAAAGTGGGAGATAGGATTAAGAATTGTGAATACAAACAACAAAAGACTTTCTTATTCATGGCCAAAGCATTCGCTAGCCCGGTCTTTCTTCGTCAAATAGTGCATAATCTGAGACAGATAAGAACacagaagatgatgatgatagaTGATGAGGCGAAAATGGTCAGAAAGAAACGGAAATTGATTgatcaagaagaagaggaaCTGAAGAACATGGAGCATGAAGTGCAGATACTTTCATATGATTCAATGGatggaggagaaggagaaggaagTACTAGTGAAAATAACAGTGAATACATTCTGTGGGAGAAATTACTTGAAGATGATATGATCATATGTGAAAATAAGAAggataatgaagaagaaaaagaagcaGCTGACATTAGTATTGTTCGGGAATTGGAGGATTTGATTATCCACCCCAATGGATTTTGA
- the LOC124925720 gene encoding BTB/POZ domain and ankyrin repeat-containing protein NPR1-like, with protein MVDARTAFSDSNDISGSSSICYAAHTEPSFSAEPSPPGLDDLRKLSDNLQSIFDSSLQLNSSFADAKLVVADGRELRVHRCILSARSPFFRTVFSDKDRGTKLELKDLAKDFVLSFESVANVLSYLYSGKVKPLPESVFVCADEECSHAACRPAVEFVVEVLYASFTFQISELVSLSQGHLLDNLDKIVADDLLVVLGVADICGKVCEKLLTRCIDNIIKSDIDVTTLEKSLSINIVKQIVDSRFTQGFNGPGLSSYPDKHVKRIHRALDSDDVELLRLLLKEGHTTLDDACALHYAVAFCDAKTTTELLDLSIADVNLRNSRGYTVLHIAAMRKEPKLIVSLLTKGAEPSDLTPDGRNALKIAKRLTRAVEYNKPKEEGKVTPKDSLCIEILEQAEGRAPLLGEASLSLALGGDDVRMQLLYFENRVTLARLLFPMEAKVAMDIAHVSGTSEFLLAGARRSVDLNDVPFKIKEEQLKRLRALSKTVELGKRFFPRCSKVLDKIMDAEDLSELGQLEEEEEEETDERHVKRQKYIELQEIVGKAFEEDKEEFDRSQIISSSSSTSGVVLVNMIGRNNINDNNGRFTFRN; from the exons atggTCGACGCTCGAACTGCTTTCTCAGATTCCAACGATATCAGCGGAAGCAGCAGCATCTGCTACGCCGCTCACACTGAACCATCATTCTCAGCTGAACCTTCTCCTCCCGGCTTAGATGATCTTCGAAAACTTTCCGATAACCTCCAATCGATCTTCGATTCGTCTCTTCAACTCAATTCATCCTTCGCCGACGCTAAACTCGTTGTCGCTGACGGACGAGAGCTCCGAGTTCATCGCTGCATTTTATCTGCTAGAAGTCCATTCTTTAGGACTGTGTTTTCTGACAAAGACAGGGGCACGAAGTTGGAATTGAAGGATTTGGCGAAGGACTTTGTTTTGAGCTTCGAATCAGTGGCTAACGTTCTGTCCTACTTATATAGTGGAAAAGTGAAGCCGCTTCCGGAATCTGTTTTTGTATGTGCGGACGAGGAATGCTCCCACGCCGCTTGTCGGCCGGCGGTGGAATTCGTTGTGGAGGTTTTATACGCATCGTTCACTTTTCAGATATCTGAATTAGTGTCTCTTTCTCAA GGGCATCTATTAGATAATCTTGACAAGATTGTAGCAGATGATCTTCTTGTAGTTTTGGGTGTTGCTGATATCTGTGGTAAAGTTTGTGAGAAACTTCTTACAAGATGTATAGACAACATTATCAAATCTGATATTGATGTAACAACCCTAGAAAAATCTCTATCCATAAACATTGTCAAACAAATCGTGGACTCGAGATTCACGCAAGGCTTTAATGGACCTGGACTGAGTAGTTATCCTGATAAACATGTGAAGAGGATACATAGAGCTCTAGACTCGGATGATGTTGAATTACTAAGATTACTTCTGAAAGAAGGGCATACTACTCTGGACGATGCATGCGCACTTCATTACGCAGTTGCATTTTGTGATGCGAAAACCACTACAGAGCTTCTAGATCTCTCGATTGCGGATGTCAATTTGAGAAATTCGAGGGGATATACTGTGTTGCATATTGCAGCAATGAGGAAAGAGCCGAAACTTATTGTATCTCTTCTAACAAAGGGAGCAGAACCATCTGACTTAACTCCAGATGGGAGAAATGCACTTAAGATTGCTAAAAGGCTGACTAGGGCAGTTGAATATAATAAGCCTAAAGAAGAAGGGAAAGTGACTCCTAAGGACTCTCTGTGCATTGAAATATTGGAGCAGGCAGAAGGAAGAGCTCCTTTACTTGGAGAAGCTTCTCTTTCTCTTGCCTTAGGCGGTGACGATGTCAGAATGCAGCTTCTATACTTTGAGAACAGAG TTACACTAGCAAGACTTCTATTTCCAATGGAAGCAAAAGTGGCTATGGATATCGCTCATGTAAGTGGTACTTCAGAGTTTTTGTTGGCTGGAGCAAGGAGATCAGTTGACCTTAATGATGTACCATTCAAAATCAAAGAGGAGCAGTTGAAACGGTTAAGGGCACTTTCTAAAACTG TGGAACTTGGTAAACGGTTCTTTCCAAGGTGTTCGAAAGTACTTGATAAGATAATGGATGCTGAGGATCTATCGGAATTAGGTCAGttggaggaggaagaggaggaggaaacTGATGAGAGGCATGTTAAGAGACAAAAGTACATCGAACTACAAGAGATTGTGGGTAAGGCTTTTGAGGAGGATAAGGAGGAATTTGACAGATCTCAAATTATATCATCTTCCTCCTCAACATCTGGAGTAGTACTAGTAAATATGATAGGGAGGAACAACATCAATGACAACAATGGCAGGTTTACATTCAGGAATTAG
- the LOC124928162 gene encoding uncharacterized protein LOC124928162 has protein sequence MAESKPDSSEANEEQQQGIHALNLLGIAREGIEALLQEDKSSSSSSKTDIIDDVKAPNLFERAKEEIDAIVHTIQTNDNQLEATRSYSEADSKADSVLMGNGLID, from the exons ATGGCCGAATCAAAACCAGACTCTTCAGAAgctaatgaagaacaacaacaag GTATACACGCTCTCAATTTGCTTGGAATAGCCAGGGAAGGGATTGAAGCACTTTTGCAGGAAgataaatcatcatcatcatcatccaaaaCTGATATTATTGATGATGTGAAGGCTCCAAACTTATTCGAAAGAGCCAAGGAGGAGATAGATGCAATTGTTCATACCATTCAAACCAATGATAATCAATTGGAGGCTACAAG ATCATATTCAGAGGCAGATTCAAAGGCAGATTCTGTGTTAATGGGTAAtggattgattgattga
- the LOC124925485 gene encoding casein kinase 1-like protein 12 translates to MEPRVGNKFRLGRKIGSGSFGEIYLGTNIQTNEEVAIKLENMKTKHPQLLYESKLYRILQGGTGIPNVRWYGVEGDYNVLVMDLLGPSLEDLFNFCSRKLSLKTVLMLADQMINRVEFVHSKSFLHRDIKPDNFLMGLGRRANQVYIIDFGLAKKYRDSTTHQHIPYRENKNLTGTARYASMNTHLGIEQSRRDDLESLGFVLMYFLRGSLPWQGLKAGNKKQKYEKISEKKVSTTIESLCRGYPSEFASYFHYCRSLRFDDRPDYSYLKRIFRDLFIHEGFQFDYVFDWTILKYQQSQTAVPPSRALVPGAGTSSGVVPPGLTNNTDRQAGEEEGGRIGGLSASATAEVSRRRVSSGPVGNPGGLLKQKIPVINDTTSSRDAIVSSSNLFGRSSGGGSLRRGGVGNYESGGDPARPGTTMEISSSSVQRSSPIGGGRSSSDMLKGTTTSSSGRIMVSSGGAGKNYESALKGIEGLNFREEEDQLR, encoded by the exons ATGGAACCTCGCGTAGGCAATAAGTTTCGCCTTGGTCGTAAAATCGGAAGTGGATCGTTCGGAGAGATCTATCTCG GAACTAATATTCAGACGAATGAAGAGGTCGCAATTAAGCTG GAAAACATGAAGACAAAGCATCCACAACTACTATATGAGTCGAAGTTATACAGAATTCTGCAAGGAGGAA cTGGCATTCCTAATGTAAGGTGGTATGGAGTGGAGGGCGACTACAATGTCCTGGTGATGGACTTGCTTGGGCCTAGTCTTGAGGATTTGTTCAATTTTTGCAGCAGAAAGCTTTCCTTAAAGACTGTTCTCATGCTTGCAGATCAAATG ATCAACCGTGTTGAGTTTGTACATTCTAAATCGTTTCTCCATCGGGATATTAAACCTGATAATTTTCTCATGGGACTGGGAAGACGTGCAAATCAG GTCTATATCATTGACTTTGGTTTGGCTAAGAAATATAGGGATTCAACAACCCATCAGCATATTCCTTATAG AGAGAACAAAAATTTGACTGGTACCGCAAGATATGCCAGCATGAACACTCACTTGGGCATTG AACAAAGTAGGAGAGATGATTTAGAATCACTTGGTTTTGTCCTTATGTACTTTCTTAGAGGAAG TCTTCCTTGGCAAGGGCTAAAAGCTGGGAATAAAAAGCAGAAGTATGAGAAGATAAGTGAAAAAAAGGTTTCCACAACTATTGAG TCTTTGTGCAGGGGTTATCCATCAGAATTTGCATCATACTTCCATTATTGTCGATCTTTGCGGTTTGATGACAGACCAGACTACTCTTATCTGAAGAGGATTTTCCGTGACCTTTTTATTCATGAAG GTTTCCAGTTTGATTATGTTTTTGACTGGACCATTTTGAAGTATCAGCAATCTCAAACTGCAGTCCCACCATCTCGAGCTCTC GTTCCTGGTGCTGGAACGAGCTCTGGAGTAGTACCCCCTGGATTGACTAATAATACGGATAGACAAGCAG GTGAGGAAGAAGGAGGAAGAATAGGTGGATTATCAGCATCAGCAACAGCAGAGGTTTCTCGCAGGAGGGTTTCTTCTGGGCCAGTTGGAAATCCTGGAGGTTTATTGAAGCAGAAGATTCCCGTTATAAACGATACAACATCAAGCAGAGATGCAATAGTGTCGAGCTCCAACCTTTTTGGAAGATCAAGTGGCGGTGGATCACTGAGACGGGGAGGAGTAGGAAATTATGAATCTGGTGGTGATCCTGCTCGACCAGGGACGACAATGGAGATATCTAGTAGTAGTGTTCAAAGAAGTTCACCAATTGGTGGTGGTAGATCATCATCAGATATGCTCAAAGGaacaacaacatcatcatcTGGTAGGATCATGGTCAGTTCGGGTGGTGCAGGAAAGAACTACGAGTCTGCACTGAAAGGGATTGAAGGTCTGAATTTTCGTGAGGAAGAAGACCAGCTACGTTAA